TACGCGAGTAAACAATTTCGGCCACGCTGATACGGCGAAAGTCCCCATTATTACTTGGATACCGTAATATCCAACATAGGCGACGAACATCACCTTGAGCAGCGGCGTGATTTCAGAGCCGATAAATATTGTAAGCCTGCGAAGAAAAATTCTCGCCGGACTTATCAATTCTCTCCAAAAGATCGCTCAAGAAATCATGCATAGCGGCCCCCGACTATTCCGACGCTATCGAATTGATTGCAGCAATGGCGGTCGCTGGATCGCCATTGATAAAGGCCATAGGTCCGCAGTCGTGCCGAATGTCTTCGGCAAAAGACGTGAGATTTGCTGGACGTTTGCACGGAGCAGTCCTTTTCCTTGACCGTTCCGCAGCCGGCAACACCGGCTGCGATGGCGGTGAGGATAAAGAACTTCAGGAAGATGTTTGCGATATTAGTTTGCACTGTACGTCAACACCTTCTTGGAATTGGAAATGTCGGTGAGGCGGCGCTGATTATCAGTCTGCAACGACGACACGGCACCGTTCATGACGCCGATCAGTTCATTGATGGTCAGCCCTGCTTGGACTTGCAGCTGCGTGTTCTGGTCGATGGAACCTTTAAGGTCCTTTGCCTGACCGATACTCTGCCCGGCCTGTTCAAAAGCGCTTTGGCGCGTCGTTACCGCCTGTTGCGAACCATTTACGAGTGCGGCGACACCAAGCACAGTGTTGACCATCTGTTCATAGGACTTGTCTCCGCTGAAGCTGCTATTTTCTTGCCCCGATAAGTTCTTAACGAGCTGAAGCCCGTTGATGAAAGTGGATGCCACCTTGGCGATGTCACCGCCCATGCTGCCAAAATTTGGCACCCCGCCGGACATAAGGCTGTCAAAAGAGGGCATTGACGATACGCTAAAGCCGTTCCCGACGGCCAGGTTTTGCATCTGGTTGGCATCGCCGCCGCGATCACCGGTAACGGCCTTCAATGTCTCCTCGACCGTTGTCAGGATTTCCTTGTTTGTCCCGAGAATCTTGTCAGTCGTGACGGAGGTTTGTTTTGCCACTTCATAATTGGCAGCATCGATGACCGGGACACCACCTGCATAAGCCGCCGTGGGAGCGAACGATGCCGAAGCTACGGCAATCGCTGACGCCGAAATGATCAGTCGTTTCATAATAATCTCCCTTATTGAGGATCGAGGTTAAGTTTGATGTTCGCCTCGCGTTCACGCTGCTGAACGCAAGCCTTTTCTTCCGGATTCCATTCGAGGCCGGTACGGGGATCACAAACGCCGGTCGTTTCTCGGGGCTTGTCGTCTTTCTTCTTGGACGCAGACGATTGAGATGCGCCAGAAATGCCACTGGCTGAAACTGCATTGCGGCTGTTGAGCAGGTCGGCCATTGAATTGCCGAGGACAATCACCTGGTTGACCATTTCGAGGTTCGCATTTCGAGCGCCGGCGTTGTGATCCCAACTGTCTTGAATTGTGCCGGACTGGATACCGCCGAGCTGCTGAAGCCATGAGGCGACGTTGGCGGTACTTTCCTGTGTTGCCTGCGTCGTTGCCATCGAATTGATGGTCGAATCCCGCATACCGGAATATGCTGTATCGCCGCCGCCGTAGTTCATGGGCAGGTCCTTTGATCCGCCGAACGCCGGAGTCCATTTCTGCGTGATATTCCGGACGTACCCCTGCGTTTCCTTGAACGGGGGAATGCCGCCATATTTTTTAACGTTGCCAGCGCCAGCATTGTACGCTGCAAGGGCGAGGTTGGCGTTGCCGTTGAAACGCTTGAGCTGCTGTTTAAGATAACGAGCACCACCGCGCAGGTTCTGTTCAATGTTATGGGGATCTACGCCCAACTCTTTAGCGGTATCAGGCATCAACTGAGCCAAACCGATAGCTCCCACGCCCGATTTCGCGCATGGATTAAAGCGGCTTTCCTGATAAACGAGTCCTAGAAACAGATTCTCGTCTACACCCTCTTCGCGCGCCACTCGTTTGACCAACCCGGAAATTTCTGGATTGGCTTTGGCGGCTGCAACGGGATCGTCCTTGCGCCCTGGTCGGTAGACGGCACATGTTACGCTCTTGTTGAGGGAAAACCGGTCTTTATTCGTCTGCTCGATCTCGGACGTTTTTTGATCACGAACCGTTCTTTCGGACAAATTTGACCCGTCAATGACAGGAACGCCACCAGCCAATGCTGACAAAGGCATGGTCGCTGACGCCAAAAATATGCATAGAGCAGTTTTCTTATGCATCATTCCTCTCCCATCCGCAGAATTCAGCCAACCAGTTTTCAGGCTCATCGCCATATCGTTCCCGCAGCGCAGCACATTCTTCGACGGTCTCTTTTCGACCCGACAGCACTTTGACGAGATCAGGCATTTTCGAGAGATCGAGACGGGCAATGACTGAGTCATTCCCGTGCTTGACGAGAAACGTGCGCTTTTCAGGCGGGGTGTTTTTGATGAAATTGAATTCTTTAACCGTCAGGCCAAAGCGTTTGATGTAGCTCTCTTCGTCAGCGCGCGGGTTCGGGAAATGAATATTCGTGGCCGATTGCTCAATAAGGGTGTGAGACGCCTTTGCTTTGGCAATATCCGCTGCCGACTGAGTTCCGAAACCTACAATTCCGTTGAGCTTACGGATGGTTTTCATCTTATCGATGATGAAATGACTGAACGTTTCATCCATAAGCAGCTGCCAGCCTTCGTCCATGAAGAACATGACAGGATCGCCGTTCAGAAGCTCATCGAGACGGTGATAAAGGTACATCAGTGCGGGGGTTCGGATATCCTCGTTGCCGAGGATGCTGGTCATATCGAAACCGAAGACACTACGCCCGGAGAATGACAGCACATCGTGCTGCGCATTGAACAGCCACGCTTTTTCGCCATCGATCCAAGGACGCAACCTTGACGCCAGGTCGTTCGCATCTGCCCGCGATCTGCCTACCAAGAGTCCCGAAAGGTTTGGTAAGTTGCGCTGAGCTGCCGGCTCTTCCATGATACGGGCAATTGCCCGTTCCAGCGTGTCTGCGTCCTCCTGGCTGAAGTCGCGTTGATCGCTAGATCGCAACATTGATTTCAAAAGGCGAAGCAGAAAATCACGATTGGGGCCGGTGTTTTCCAGCTGAAGCGGATTGAAACCAGTCGGTGTTCCCGGGGAGAGAACTTCGTAAGCTCCCCCCATGGCACGCACGAAAATCTCGGCACCTCTATCCTTGTCAAAAAAGACAGCTTTAGGGGTAGGGCTGATGCGCATCGCCTGCGCCAGCAAGAATGTCAGGGCGACGGTCTTACCGGAGCCAGTAGGGCCAGTGACAAGGAAGTGACCAATATCGCGACGATGAAAGTTGAACCAGTATGGGGTTTGCGAGGTGGTCTCTAGTATCGTGATCGGCAGACCCCAATGAAGATTGTCCGATTGACCGGTCGCGAAATTGTGCATCGATGACAGGCCGGAGAAATTTGCCGAAGACAGCATGGCCTTTCGCGCACGATAGCTATGGTTGCCGGGCAATTGTGCCCAGAAGGACGCTTCAAGGTTCATATCCTCGCGCAGCCAGTTGTTGTTCATGTCGGTCAGGCAGCTACCAAGCTCGGAAACTGCTTTGCTCAAACCTTCAAGGTCGCGAGACAGGCAAAGCAAAGAGAAATGGTGAATGCCAAAAACAGCCTCCTGATTCATGAGGCTGTTAAGCGCGAAGTCGATATCGCTTTCGACTGCACTTCCGGACTCATCCGACGCGGCAATCTGGCGCTGAAGCCGGGTGATACGCTCCAGCGCAATGGGTTTGTCGGAAATTGTGAAGCTTTGTGTCAGGATGAACTCATGATTCACCTGCAACAGTCCATCCAGCATTCCGGGACCGGTGTATGGCGAATATTCTTTGATAGAGAGCATCGCGCCATAACGATTGTCCTCATCGGTGGCGGCTTGCGTTTGCATCGCTCGCTTACCGAAATGTAGGCGTGACGTTCCGACGTAATTTCGAATTCCCATCCGGGGAAGACGCATTTTGCGTGGCACGCCGCAGGTCAGAATGGTGTTTATGAACTCGCACGGTTCGGAATGTGGCTCTCCATCGCGATAAGTTATACCGAGCTCGCGCGCGCCATATTTCTGCAGCTCGCGCGTCATGCTGGAAACGAGCTCTTCGAGTTCGGTCACTGTTTCACGCGTTTGCTGATCTCGAACCTCAGCGCCTCCAGAACGGGTAAATGCACGACTTACTATGTCGCTGAGGCCGAGGGCGCCACGCATATTAGTCCGCACGATCGAGAGATAAATTTCATTGGCGAACATGCGCTTATGGCGTAACTGGCTCATATAGCGGTTATTCAGCTGTTCGCAGAACGCATCATCGAATGCGCCGCCGATTTCGGAGTCAACCTGTCTGCGTATTACTGTCGACCAGACAGAAAAGCGGCTCGATCCAAGCGCTCGAATGATCGTATTTTGAACATTCGAGCGCATATTCAGTTCGGCTTGATCTTCGGTTTGGAAAAAGAGACCGTCGAGTTTGATGACCGACAAGAGTGCGCCGTTTTCCAAGCCGATCACTGTATCCGACATATGCCTCAGATATGGGATATGCGAAGCCATAGGCCGCTCATTATGAGCGACCTTGCCAAATCCGAGTTCTTCTCTGACGACTTTCAACATTAGCTAAGGTCCGTACGAATTTGTTCCCCAGAAGGACTTGTTGCGTGTGCGAGGCGTTTTGCGCGCGGTGACTTCAAGCACATCGAGAATTTTGTTGTCCCAAGCGCAAAGGGAGAACAGAACCGCATAGCTGATCGGGGCCAGGAGCAGGGTCCAGAACGACTTGCTGACCAGCCATGCTATGATTGTGATGCCGATAACGACGACGACTGCCATATACGGGACACCCCACATGGTGGGAGATCGGGTTAACCCGATTACCAACGGTGTCAGCTGCGGCTTTACATCCTCGTACTCAGCCATCGCTAGTTTCCAACCGTGCTAATCAGCTCGTCGACGATTGATGGAGCACCGAAAACAAGACCGATTCCGAGGATCACACCGCCCGCAAGAAACCAAGACAGTCGGCCAGCAAATGCGAGGAAACCGAGCGCCATAACAGCGATGATCGCAAACAGACGACCAATAGGGCCGCTAATGAAATCAACGATAGCTTGAAATACTGTCTGAACCGGCGCGAAGGCACCATTAACGCCACCTGACTGTGCAAACGCCAAATCCGCCCCGACAATTTGCGCAGCAGCCAGCAAACCAAGGCAGACTGCCAGCTTTGAAGCGCTGATATGCCAAACCTTATTCTGTTCGTTGATCATCCTTCTCTCCTTTAAAAATGCATCACGCCACCAACGAAGGTGCCGGTTTTCTTGACTGCAATGACCCCGGATTGAGTTTCGCTCGCCATGACCGGCGAGGATCTGCGACCGCTCGCAACGAGCTTCTTTTTCGGCGCTGGCATGGTTACGCCAAGCTGGTAATTGACGACCTTTGCGACGTATCCGACGGTTTCCTTGAACGGTGGAACGCCGCCGTACTCATAGATGCGGCCTTCGCCTGCGTTATAGGCAGCGGCAACAAGCAGGGGGTTTTGGAACTCGTCCAAAAGCACCCGGAGATACTTAACGCCGCCTTCAATATTTGACGCCGGATCACAGACGTCGCGGACGCCGAAGCGCTCAGCGGTTCCCGGCATGAGCTGCATCGGCCCGCGTGCGCCTTTGTCTGAATTGCGGGAACGATCGAACTGGCTTTCTGCCCAGGTGATGGCGGTAGCAAACAGAGCGTCGACTTGATGTCGGCGAGCGGCCTGTTCGACCAGAGTTTTGATTTCCTCTGGTGTTAGCGGGGAGGGGCCGCATTCGGGAGTGGATACAGCGGCCTGCTTAGTAGAACGCATATCACCTAAACGGGCAGATTCGTCCTGAAGAGAGATAGCCGGATCGGTAATATCGGCGAGAGAGCCAGTTGCTATTACGGTGCTGGATACATTGCCAATATGGTTATTCGTGTTGGTGCCGTTGCCGCTTTTATCTTCCGCAGAAACGATGCCATCAGAACCCACGACAAATTCTTTGCTTTCGCTTGTCCAGCGGCGGTTGATTACAGTCAAATCCGAGCGTGATCCGGATGCCTTGTGAGTTGCGGCCTCGGCGTCGCCATCTTGCGCGAAAGGCGCAATTGCGCCTCTTTCTTCTGCGCAAGTGGCGGCAATCCCGAACGGGATGAACAATGTGGCGCTTAGCAGTAGCGCTTTGATTGAAAGCCTCTCCATTCTAGCCCTTTAGCTCCTGTCGCAGACCTCACATGCTCTGTTGAGGTTGCAGCGAAAACCGATTAAGTTCATATAGCATGATACCGATTTGGCTAAGTGATACATGCTTTTTTGCAAATCATAAACCCCCTATGAACAGGGAAAACGAATAAGCAAGACGGTAAGGGCTAGAAAATGAAGAGAACCATCGCAATCGCAATGAGCAGTTGTATGTTGGCAACAGCCGCAATCGCAGCGCCTGCAATCAACAAGGATTACATCAAGTCGCTGGCATCGCCGGGGAAGACCGTGCTTGTCATTGAGTATTATGACGGAGACGGAAAAGTTACGGCTCGGAAGGGGTTTGCATCCGCCTCGGGCTATAAGGCAACTTCACCGACCGAATTTCGGGTTGATGATAAGACCCTTCTGAATCTGTACGGGCTAGAAGCCTGCAAAGGCGAAATGGTCAATCGCAAGGATGATTTTGCTGGTTCTTGCACTGACTACGCCAAGCAGCAGCTGCAGATCATGTTGCAGTCGCCGAAGGTTCTCTTTTGTCGGGCATTTGTAAGTGAAGAGAGCGCACCCAAACAAAATGTGACGTGCTACGGCTATTACAATTACCCCGGGAGCCTGGACACGGTTGATATGCTCGAAGAGCAATTGCTCTCTCTTGGCGCGCTCCGCATTGCGAAATCGAAAGACGGGAAGCTAGATCGTCCCGATCTGGAGAACGCGCAGAAGATTGGAGAAGTCGGCTCCTATGGTATGTGGGCCGATCCGCGGGTGAAGGCCCAATGAAGCCAGCCCTATTATCGCTCTGCATGGTCCTTTTATCGACGACGGCTTTTGCAGCCCCGGAGGGATATTTCGACCTCCAGCCGGGCGTTACTTTGGAAACTGGCGATACGTGGGTCTCAGAAGGCCAGCGCTATCGCCTCTATGGTGTTCAGTCATGCCTTCGAGGAACTGCTTTCACTGACACGACCGGAAACAAGAACGACTGCGGTGAGGCGTCGCTTGCCGTATTCGCCGCTTATATCAAAGACACCAAACCGGTGTGCGCTCCCGTAGCGCAAACTGCCGATACTTCTTATGTCATTTGCTACGCCACAATCGGCGGAAATCGCCTCGATTTAGCGACGGTGTTGATTACGAGCGGCTATGCCTTTGCCGCGCTGAAGGCTGACGGGCTTCCCTACTATCCAGCATACGCAGTGGCCGAACAGGAAGCTCGTGAGAAGCGGGCAGGCCTCTGGCAATTCGAAGACGTTCAGCATCCTGCCATCCTGTTGAGCAAATCGGCAAACGAACGGACGAGGAATGCCCAACAATGAAATATCTGATCGTAGCAATGTCATTTGCCCTCGCATCGACACCAGCATTCGCAGCTGATGCTATTAAACGCGCGCCAGCTGCCAGCGTACCGGTTCAACCTAGCCAGCCGGCACCGCTTCCAATCCTCAAGGGTCGTGTCGCGGTTATTGATGGTCGGACCCTCTGGTTTCCCACTTATGCCCAACGAGTTCGGCTTGCGGATATTGACGCGTGCGAATTGCCTCAATGGGCGCTTGATCCGAAATGGACGAACAGGGACGTCACGAAAGCACCGCCGCCTGTACCCTGTGGACCCTTTGCAAAAGCTTGGCTCAAAAGAACGATCGGGGCGTCCGCCGTCTCCTGCGCTGTCGTCGGCTATGATGCTGAAGGCATGGCACGAGCAAGATGCATATCACGGGGACGCGACCTAGCTCTCGAAATGCTTCGCGTGGGTTGGGCGAGGGTAGATTCACCCTACCTCAGCCACCCTCAATATATAGGCTATCAGCGTGCCGCCATGTCGGCGCGATATGGCATGTGGGCGACTTATGTTCTGGATATGAATGAGTGGCGGCGCAAGGCCGTCGACAAAACGCTCGATCGTCAGCCAATCGCGGATTTCAACCTACTCGTAGAGCGCAAAAGCGAGATCTCTCCCCCGTTTGCCGACGCGCGCAGAAAACCAAAAAGGACAGACCGATAGTTGTCGGAGATCGCTCATATTGCGCTCAATTTCGCGCGCGATCCCATGGCCTGCTTGTTGCTGGCCATCCTGCTATCGTTTTTGCTTATCATCCCGTCGTCGAAAATCTGGTGGGTCCACGGCATAATCGCTGCCCTTTTCCTCACCGTATCGCTGTTTTTCCACGAACAAAGGCAAATGTCGTTCGATGCGTTCTTGATCGGCGTCTTTGCCTATCCAGCGGTATGCCGCGACATTCCCAATTAGCTCTTGGTCTATCGAGTTGGAATTTACTGGTTTTCTGCGTTCACACTTATCGCCCTATGCAGCTACGCGGCCGGAGATCTCATCACACGGTCCCCCGTTCACGCCCGAGACATGTTGCCTACCGGGTTGGTTTCAACAGCTACAATATGAGGATGACCTGAAATGAAGCAGTTTCTGTTTGCACTCGCTGGCCTTGGCACTATCGCCGTGATGCCATCCGCTGCAATTGCACAGGACACGGGAGGGACGCCATCTTGGGGTTGCCAGGTTCTTTTGTGCGCAGCATCCTCAAACCCTTCGTGGCATGGCGTACCTTATTGCGTCCCGCCCATGACCAAACTGATCAAGGCCATGGCAAAACCGGGTTTCTCATGGCCCATTTGCCATGAGGCAAAGTCTGGCAAACCCGGATATCAGCCTTACGAGGATTGTCCATCTGGTTTCAAGGAAGCCAGCAATATGAGTGATCGCGGCGCAATGCTGTCCAACCGCTGCGAAAAGACAATCAACACCTGCACCAACAAGATCAGGGAACAGAATAAAGAACTTCAGCAATACAAGGATGTTCAATATCGAGACATTGGCAATTCGGATCGAGGAAATAGTTGTCGAAAGGTCGTCTCCATTGCCCGGCCTATGCGAAAAGACCCTTACTTTTTTGATATTCCCGATTATCAAGGTCTTAAGCGGCGCTATTGGTTCAACCTGAAACTTTGAGGAGCTCTAATGAATCAGAATGCACTTCTCGCACTGGCAGCTAGTGCCGGCATCGCAGTCGGTGCGGGCGGCACTTGGTTCGTAGTCTTCAACTCTTCTAGCAACGCAAAAGCAGTTGCTAAGGCCGATATCGTTGCGGCCATCAACGCCGACCCGACACTTTGTCCTGTTCCAGATGAGCCAGCATCGAGCGCTAAACTCGATGTACCAACTCAAGCTGAAGCACTGATTGCCGTGAAGAAACTGGAAGAAAAAAATCCGCTATTGTGGGACAGAAGTGAACTTGAAAAGCTATCAGTCTCACTAGCGAATTGTTGGCCTGTTGAAGGTGCCAACGGCATGGTCGAATGCGTTACCAACGTCAAAAAAAATCCGTCAGCGCAAGCTATTGCGAGGACGGTTGGATTTGCCAAGGATCAATCATCTGGCGAATGGATTGCGACAGACCGCAAATAATGAAGCCCGCGAGCGGGCTTCCATCACAGTTAGATATTTTCGACACTCTTCAAAACTGTGGCCACTTCGTTTTTCGCGAGGGTTAGCCGTCCTGAGATAATAGAGGCTGCGAGATAGACCAGTTTGCCGATTGCGTCATCTAAATCTTGTGGCTCATAATCAACGATCCGGCGAGGATCGTCAGCCAGGGACGATAATTCCAGCAGTCGTTTTGTCGGGCCAGCGTTACATTCTGGAACGCCGCCCCTTTTGTTTTTCCAACTTATCGCATTCCCAATCGCATCCATAATGGCCTCCGCAAGTCATTTTCAGAAGATGGGTTAAGCTCATAAGTGCAATTCTCAAAACTGACGCCTAGTTGATAGCAGCAGGAAGCATGTCCATTAGTCGATTGCATGCCTCTTACTGTACGATGCTCAGTTTCTTGCCTCCCTGCACTAATTTCTGACGAAACAGCCATCCCAAAATTTAAATGATAAAAACGTTGATTAAGGTATCTTGCACGCTAGGATACGAAACCAAGCGAAACGCAACGAAATTTGAGCCGGTAAGAGATTGATAAAAAACGGAAAGTTTTTTTTCGTTCCACCGAACGATGGGAGCGATTTCAAGGAATTGTTCAAGCGCATCGCCGCTGAGGGCGCAGGTCGCTCGCTCGGTAGCGACGGCGCTCGCACTGGCCCATGGACGCCGGAGCTACTTGCGGAGGCCATAACGCTTGTCGATCCCAAGCAGGTCGGCGTTGATCTGCGAACTGTACAGCTCTGGTTTCAGGAGAATGAGAAAGGCATAAGCACTACCAACATCGGTTTGCTGGCGAGAGTTCTAAGCTGCGGTGACACGGCTGCCAGAAGCGAATGGATAATGGAGCTTAACGCCGCTCAATCCCGGTTGGTGGCCAAAAGACGCGAGATGAAGAGGGCCGGAAGTGTTGGGCCATCGGAGCCAGACCAGGGTGCAGCTCGAATAGCAACATCGGATTCCGTAAGGGATAAGGATGTCTCGCTATGGAACCTCCCAAGATGGTCTGAGAAGCTTCTGAGCGAAGGTTCTCAACTGAATCTGTCTGCCTCGGTTTTTGCGGGAATGTCCGCCCTTGGATTTCTTTCGTTCATCATAGGCATTCACAATGTTAAATTCACCCGATCCGATGGGGTCATCAAGCAGGTCGGCTTCCTTTGGGCGGCGAACTGGACATTAGTGTTCATGGTTTTCCTTCCGCTGTTCCTGGCCTTTGTTTTTGAACTGGTGAATTCGTGGAAGCACGAAAAACGGAAGGGGTTTGTCGATGGCGCAATCGAGGACAGCGACATCGCATGGAAGCGAATTATTGACGCTTCGTCCGGTTCATTCTGGGCAGTGTTCCTAATATGCTTGTTGTTTGCGGGTGTTTTTCAGTGGATTGGCGTCTGTTTGATGCCTCTCATCAAAGGCGGAGGTAATTACGCGACCGATTGGGGCACAGTCGCGATAGTGCGGCCTGAAATCGTAACGATACCTGTTGCAATCTTTTTCACGGCGCTCGCTTACCTCTATATGAGCTTTTCGTTTTATCTTTTTTTCGCCGGTCTTATTCTGCTTTATTCGGTCATTAATGACTTTTGGAAAATCCGTGACGCGGTAAATTCAAGGGCCCGTTTGGAGGTGGACGATCTAAGCGATACCGGGTTTTGGGTTATGCAGTGGGTTTTCCGCTGCACACTCTTGGGTATGCTGATCGCTACCGTTATGAAGCTTCAAAGCTCTTATCTGGCGTCAAATGGCCCAAGCATCGTTGCATGGGTGATTAGCGACCTGTCATCGATCGTATTCGACCGTACAGGTGTGCACAGTCGCATTAGCTATCGGATGCCGACACACTATAGCAGCCTGCTCATCGCAATATCGACCTGTTTTGTTTTTCTATATGGTGTGATCCGCGCTGGATCCGGAGGTCATTTTAAAGTCGCTCTCTGGAAAATGACCGCAGTTGTGGCGCTGCTTTTCGCAAGCTATTTGTCTATCGACGCGTTTTCCGGCTTTACGGTCCTGATGTGTGCCGGGCTCCTAATCGCTATTTACTGCTTATTTGATCCGGCCTTCGGGCGCGGGCGTGCGAGTGAGGTTAGCAATCAAAGTGTTTCATAGTTGGCTTGATCAATGGGATGAGAAACGGGCACGACGCGGTGAAGATGCTAAAAAAGCAACGATCGTCAGTCTTGATGCAGAACGCGGGTTTCCGGGCGCTGCGAATGTTTCCAACATCGAAGAATTCTGCAAGCTCGGGGTGCAGGCAACTGCCACGCCATCGTACTTCAGAGCGCCACTCGGCAACGACAACGATTTTGAGCGGGCAGGGGACTTCCTCAAATTTCCATCTGATATTTCGACAGACGTTGAGGAAAATAACCTGGTCTGGTCGAAGATCACCGATAGCGGCTCGCGCGACAAGGCACTGGTAATCTTTCATCATTGGAACGCACGATCCCGCAACCAACAGATAGCGGGTTACTTGTCCAAAAGGGGCATCACAGTCGTTGAGATTGCTATGCCGTATCATTTTGAAAGGAGCCGTCCGGGGGCCGACTACGCTGATTATATGCTAAGCGCAAATCTTGGCCGAACGATCGAGTCACTACGGCAGGCCGTGTGGGATGGACAGAAGCTCATTCGTTGGCTGAAAAGCGAAGGATATCGAGAAATCTCCGTACTCGGAATGAGCCTCGGTTCATGGGTCGCAGGACTGGTCGCAGCTCATGATACCAACGTTAAGAAAGCCTCGCTGTTTCTCACAGGCGGCAGTCTGGCCGAAATGGTCTGGACCGGTCGAGCAACGCGAGCCATACGCGAGAGCTTTGAGCCCACGATAGACCTTACTCATCTACAAAGGGCTTGGGCACCGCTTGATCTGGGGAACTACGCTTTCAGTCTCGCCCGTCCTGATCTGGATATTCAGATCGTCTTGGGAAAGCGAGACAAGGTTGTATTGCCAGAAGTGTCAATTGCTCTGTTGGAAAGTCTGAATAATGCTGGCGTAAACCCCGATGTTCTGCAATTAAACTGTGGTCACTATTCACTGGCAATTCCGCCGTACATAATTTTCGCCGGAATTAATCTAAAACGGTTTTTGTCGCAGTCTGGCAAATCAGATCGCCGGACATGACCTAACCTTTGTAAATATTCATCATCAAGGGCAGGGGGCTGGCCCTAATCAAGGGGATCAATTTCACCATCTCGGAGGGGAATTAATGGTCAAACTGCCTTTGAAGGCCCTGCTTTGTACGAGCTGCGTTGTATTGGGAATGGCAGGTCAGGTTTCTGCCGGCGGACTGGAACGTGGCGGCTATAACATCGACCTTCTGTTTAATCCGGATCGCTTCGCCACGGAGGCGACCTCCATCTATGTCATGCCAAACAGGAAACTAAATAACGTCAGAGATAGCAGTCCGTGGGACGGACCAGTCGGTGGGGGACGAACCGACGGTGTTAAGGAATCTGAGGCTTATTGGGTTCCGCGGATCGGTCTCAAGGTCGGTATCACCGATTCCCTTGATTGCCTTCTCGACTATTCGCAGCCATGGGGCGCACATACAAATCCCGGTCGAAACTGGGCTGGCGCCAACGACAACACCGAAACCAAAATGAATAGCGATGGCTATTCCGGAACCTGTTCTTATAAATTCGACGTCAGCGAGAAGGGCCAGATTCGGCTCATCGGTGGTGTGTTTTACCAATCCATGGACGGCTTCAAAGAACAGCTGGTCGCGCCTATCCCGGCTAACCCGTTTGGCTGGAACGGTCTCGGTCGATTAACGCTGGAAGCAGACGGATGGGGATGGCGCAGTGGTGTCGCCTACGAGATTCCGGAATACGCATTTCGTGCCAGCTTGGTTTATAATTCCGAGGTTAAACTTGATGAGATCACCGGTAAGCTCGATCTCACAGGTCTCCCGCCTGGCGCTGGCGGAAATCCGCTCGCAGGCGGATCATGGGATGTAAACGGATCCGCCAAGCTGCCACAATCCCTTGAATTGAAAATGCAGTCGGGA
The sequence above is drawn from the Ochrobactrum vermis genome and encodes:
- a CDS encoding lytic transglycosylase domain-containing protein; translated protein: MHKKTALCIFLASATMPLSALAGGVPVIDGSNLSERTVRDQKTSEIEQTNKDRFSLNKSVTCAVYRPGRKDDPVAAAKANPEISGLVKRVAREEGVDENLFLGLVYQESRFNPCAKSGVGAIGLAQLMPDTAKELGVDPHNIEQNLRGGARYLKQQLKRFNGNANLALAAYNAGAGNVKKYGGIPPFKETQGYVRNITQKWTPAFGGSKDLPMNYGGGDTAYSGMRDSTINSMATTQATQESTANVASWLQQLGGIQSGTIQDSWDHNAGARNANLEMVNQVIVLGNSMADLLNSRNAVSASGISGASQSSASKKKDDKPRETTGVCDPRTGLEWNPEEKACVQQREREANIKLNLDPQ
- a CDS encoding lytic transglycosylase domain-containing protein, which gives rise to MFIPFGIAATCAEERGAIAPFAQDGDAEAATHKASGSRSDLTVINRRWTSESKEFVVGSDGIVSAEDKSGNGTNTNNHIGNVSSTVIATGSLADITDPAISLQDESARLGDMRSTKQAAVSTPECGPSPLTPEEIKTLVEQAARRHQVDALFATAITWAESQFDRSRNSDKGARGPMQLMPGTAERFGVRDVCDPASNIEGGVKYLRVLLDEFQNPLLVAAAYNAGEGRIYEYGGVPPFKETVGYVAKVVNYQLGVTMPAPKKKLVASGRRSSPVMASETQSGVIAVKKTGTFVGGVMHF
- a CDS encoding VirB4 family type IV secretion/conjugal transfer ATPase: MLKVVREELGFGKVAHNERPMASHIPYLRHMSDTVIGLENGALLSVIKLDGLFFQTEDQAELNMRSNVQNTIIRALGSSRFSVWSTVIRRQVDSEIGGAFDDAFCEQLNNRYMSQLRHKRMFANEIYLSIVRTNMRGALGLSDIVSRAFTRSGGAEVRDQQTRETVTELEELVSSMTRELQKYGARELGITYRDGEPHSEPCEFINTILTCGVPRKMRLPRMGIRNYVGTSRLHFGKRAMQTQAATDEDNRYGAMLSIKEYSPYTGPGMLDGLLQVNHEFILTQSFTISDKPIALERITRLQRQIAASDESGSAVESDIDFALNSLMNQEAVFGIHHFSLLCLSRDLEGLSKAVSELGSCLTDMNNNWLREDMNLEASFWAQLPGNHSYRARKAMLSSANFSGLSSMHNFATGQSDNLHWGLPITILETTSQTPYWFNFHRRDIGHFLVTGPTGSGKTVALTFLLAQAMRISPTPKAVFFDKDRGAEIFVRAMGGAYEVLSPGTPTGFNPLQLENTGPNRDFLLRLLKSMLRSSDQRDFSQEDADTLERAIARIMEEPAAQRNLPNLSGLLVGRSRADANDLASRLRPWIDGEKAWLFNAQHDVLSFSGRSVFGFDMTSILGNEDIRTPALMYLYHRLDELLNGDPVMFFMDEGWQLLMDETFSHFIIDKMKTIRKLNGIVGFGTQSAADIAKAKASHTLIEQSATNIHFPNPRADEESYIKRFGLTVKEFNFIKNTPPEKRTFLVKHGNDSVIARLDLSKMPDLVKVLSGRKETVEECAALRERYGDEPENWLAEFCGWERNDA
- a CDS encoding TrbC/VirB2 family protein, with amino-acid sequence MINEQNKVWHISASKLAVCLGLLAAAQIVGADLAFAQSGGVNGAFAPVQTVFQAIVDFISGPIGRLFAIIAVMALGFLAFAGRLSWFLAGGVILGIGLVFGAPSIVDELISTVGN
- a CDS encoding type IV secretion system protein VirB3, which produces MAEYEDVKPQLTPLVIGLTRSPTMWGVPYMAVVVVIGITIIAWLVSKSFWTLLLAPISYAVLFSLCAWDNKILDVLEVTARKTPRTRNKSFWGTNSYGP
- a CDS encoding type IV secretion system protein; translation: MKRLIISASAIAVASASFAPTAAYAGGVPVIDAANYEVAKQTSVTTDKILGTNKEILTTVEETLKAVTGDRGGDANQMQNLAVGNGFSVSSMPSFDSLMSGGVPNFGSMGGDIAKVASTFINGLQLVKNLSGQENSSFSGDKSYEQMVNTVLGVAALVNGSQQAVTTRQSAFEQAGQSIGQAKDLKGSIDQNTQLQVQAGLTINELIGVMNGAVSSLQTDNQRRLTDISNSKKVLTYSAN